From the genome of Nicotiana tabacum cultivar K326 chromosome 17, ASM71507v2, whole genome shotgun sequence:
tttttttttttcttatttatattttattttaattctaatattttttaattccaatGCTTCAGCTCACGTGACATTCAACAGGCCCGCATACCTTATTACTGCCGAGAGTGGACAATGGGCCCGTGCCAAGTTTCATAAGAATAATTGTTACTCCAATTGAAAACAGATAAACACGAACTTGCAAAACGATAATTACGCTTGACCAtataataacaaaacaaaaacatcaCAATATTCATAACAGATCTTTAATACACAAAACAAACATCAAAACAGTGGTCTACCACAAACATACAGTAGTATCAGCAGCGGCATGATGGCCATTAAAGCTCAAGTTAGCTTGCAAAACCTAACTATAACATACTTGTTGCTTAATACCCAACAGAAATTCATATAATatgaaataaagataaaaagTCCAGTGATCCATGCTTCATTAGTGAAGCAACTCGCCGGAAAAAACACTATTTACATAGGTTTCAACTTGTTGCCACCCAAAAACTCTCAGCACTTCTCGTGATGCTTAGATCTGGTGTTCCCATTGTAGAGCCTGCCATTAAAAATTTAAGGGTTAACTACTCTAAACTGACGatgtaaattaaaaaaagttCAAAACTTGAGATATGTGATCTACCAGTCATAAACAGTGGGAGCGTTAGGGTGAGAGGGCTTGTCAAAGACTTGAGCACCAATTCTCTTTGTGGCAATATTGCTTCCTGGGTGAAAAACACTCCTCCATACGTTTTCTTTACTTGCCGTCGGTGACGGAGTTGTTGGTGTCGCCGGCGTCGGCGGACTGGCCGGCATCGAGAGAGACCTCTGGTACTTGCTAGATCCTTCTCCAGATTCCCCACCTACGTACTCCATAAACAAAACATCACATAAAGCAAGAAAACAACAAACGAAAGCTTCATATATATACTATAGGTCCGCCTCCGGCCGGTTCAAACAGAGTTTTTAATTTAACAAAAGGatttacatatatattatatgcTTTTGAGTTTTGAGAATCATATAGGATTGGAGTACCAGTTTGAACAGTGAGGCTCTTTCGGAGCATGCCAAGGCCTTTATCAGGTTGAGGTCCAGCCATAACATCATCCCATAGTTTATCAATCAACACCATCTTCTCTCCTTATGATCTTCTGTAGTCAGTCTTAAGTTTTTCTTAGTCTGTAGTGTAAATACTAAATGGTTGCTTGCTCCAATATATAGAGTGTGTTGGTTCTCAAAAATATCTCCTACTCAAATCTCTAGCTACAGTttatcttttttctatttttattttccaTAAATTAATTGTACTACTTACAAGTGTTAAATTGGAAGGTAGGAAATTCTACAGTTGAAAGAGCGCCCACCGTTTCCGTCCTATATCTATGGGTAAAATAGTTAGTACTATTGCTGTGTTATTTTTTCCgtctttaatttaaaatatttaattacagTAATTTATTTCCAGATTTTAGTGTGTTTTATTTTAGCTAGCAAGTGTTGCCCCCGTACGTATAGAATAAAAAGGTATGAAGAAAAAAATTTGGAAGTGGATATTAGAAGCAAAAGGTGGATAAGGATGAAGACTAAGCAAAAATGTGGGACCAGGGAGGCTGAGCAGGTTGTGGGTTGCTATCCAAGTATCCgattatttaaattatatattgtTGTATCCTTTTggttataaaaagaaaaaaataataatagaactCGGGGCCACCATGATGGGATTAATTTGGTCTTACAGTAATGAGATATTTTGTATcattattggtttggtttgggaTCATATAATTCAACTTTCTAATAATCAAATTTTGATAGCTCTCTCAGGAAGAATTGAATTAATCTAATTGCTTCTTCAGCTGTCCTAATTTGTATCTCATTTTTTCTTTACTCTTAGGTTTCAAAATGTTTGACATCAATTTACTAATAatgttattttatataattttcataaatgcTCCAATtcagatatattttttttttatgtttgatATTATCGAATTTGATAGTCTAATGAATATGTTAAACTCGGCTTACTATCAATTGGTGTCACATAAGCTAGAGGAACGGGGTACATTATTACTTTACTGTAGTAAATAGTGCCTTAGTTTTATAGAAAAAGGCCCAAGCGCTTAGTGGTCGGCCCATATACTCCCGGCCCATTGGAGAGACCTTGTACTCCCTTCGTCACATAAACTTTCGGTTTTGGACGATCTAAAATGTTGATATTGTTCTGCTAATAATCCACAACAATAAACTAGTGAAATTTTACAAGTGAAATTTGGGGAGGATAGTGAGTACACATACCTTACTCCTATTGCGAGGAAGTAGAGATGTTATTTCTGAAAGACCTTCGGCTCAAGAAAATTGTTAAGCTAATAATATTGttctaaatattttttagaattttgaagaaTTCAAATTCATCAAGCGTATCAACTTCGACATTACATATTCAAccattatttaatttattctttCACTATCATTAACATAATTAAAACAAATCGAACTATCTTAAACTTTGTGCAATCAAAATAGTCTTATAAAATGAGATTGAGGAGTACTAATTATTCACAAGCTAAGGGTCATGTATGAAGCTACCTCCAATTTCATCCCTATCCGTTATGTTATTAACGTCTAATCTGTCTCTTtaacatttcaaaataagtcgATAACTACGCTATTCCTTCGAGGACGGTCCAACAAATGAATCAAGTTGTCACAAAATACAAAACCAAGGGCAACGCAAAAATATCTCATCACTCTCATTTTCAGTTTTACTTTGCAATTTCCACCAAATCATAACTCTACGTCAACTGAGAAAGTGACTACCAACAAATGTACAACTAAAATATACCAAATTAATGTTGCAGTCAGTTTCAATGTTGGTTCCAAACGGCTCCATTTCAATTTGTGTATAAAAGACCAAAAGTCGGATAACATAGTTGTTCAACAAGCAAGCAACATCGCATATATGGCATAAAAGACAAAGAGCCTGGTAACTGGTAACATAGTTGTTCAACAACTCTATAGCAAGCAGCAAATATGGCGAAGAAAAAGTCACCAGTTTATGATGCCAGAGATTCTATATCAGGCGATTCACTTTCCTTTACAGGCTTGGTGTGTATTCAAGATCTACCACCGGTTCCGATACAGAGCAATTATAACAATATCCCCTCATCTCTAGCCAAAAAAGAATCATTTGAATTTAGTCATGTAACTCAGAACACAACAGCTGTGAATCCAATTAATAGTAACTGCCCAGCTGATATTTTGTTCTATAACGGACAGCTCTTACCACAAGCGATTCAACCACAGCCAAACCAAGTTCAAGCGCTCAAGCAATCCAATTCAGTAGGAAACAATAGCAAGAGATCAGCAGTCAACGACTCAAATCTCAACAATTGTGTCAGCCAACACAATAACGGTCCTGCCAGGATCAGCAGCACGAGTAAAAAGGAGGCAACCGCAGGTCAATCTTTTGGTCAGAAAATTTTACGGTTTGCGACCCCTTGCAGAGACTGCCGTGCCACTGAAACAATTCCTTCTACAAAACCACAAACACTAAGATGATGAAACATACATAGTTCTATACTTTAATTCTGTAATCAAAATGTGTTTGGTATGAACTTCCTGAAAAATTACTTAGCCTGGAAAATGTTTTTCATGTTTCATTGGAGAGTGAATAAAAATCCTTTTTAGAACCAATCATTTACTATGTAAGATTGAGAATAATGTTAACTAGTCTTTTGATGAAGATTTAGAGTATTAAAGATTGATAATAATACATAATTGTTGATTGAAGCAGTATATTAGGAAATGAATTCTGCCCAAAAGTGAGGAAATTCACTTCCTTTTAATGGGAAATGTTTTACGTTGGGGAATACTTTCTAACAACAGAAAATGACTGTTTTCGGTAAACTTTCTGAAAacgaaaacagaaacagaaacagaaacagaaagttagcatcaacagaatgtcgaaataatatttgaaaataatttcggaataaatcgagcccaaaTGCACAGTATATCCTTAAGgtaattattcccctcaagtattCGAGGTGCTGAAATATTATCCTCCCATGATAGAACaatttaactcaccagtgtattggtacTAAAAACTCTGATGAACTTCGAACCACTCAATGATTGtaaaacacactagaaaattttgtgcagaagaagaagaagaaagatcagaaaatttcataaagaaagattctgggatcaaggcatatttatagccattttctggcattgtttttgaaaaggtttgcaacctttcagaaacagccatgacTGTTGGAACAGGTGGGAACATTTCCCGTTTGAAATATTCTGGGAAAAAGGATTTAAAATAATTCGGGAAAGAAACGGACCGGGTCGCGTCGCGGGTCCTGCGTTATTCCGGGTtgaattttcgttaattaattaaataattgaaagaaattttgtccaaaaagattaatcaatcgatctttgaccaaatctgaatccgaagccgagccgagcgagcgagcgacgacgatgaCGATGACGCGAGACTTACTTTCTTTCCGGCCCATTTAACATCAAGTGAAGTGCTTTCTTAATATAAGCACATTCACTTTTCTTTCCACCGCCAATGAGGGACACTTGCTCTCTCCAAAGCAAAAGGGAGCTCACTTTCCCTCCACTttcttccctccatttctcattcaccaatcttttaatcccaacaatctcccacatgAATGGAGAATGGCTATAAGACAAAGGAATGTACGAACGAATGTGTGATTTACATGTAAGGATTAATTATATCTcgataagtaggttttcctttgaacttttcgtagtgaacttatattggatatactcggtcaatcggtagatttgatatctttgaaccgtcgagctttgttgtatacctagacaacataagtcacataATCAagccttaaccatctatggttctcacggttgtgttcgtttcagccatgaacaccgcctggtttcattagagcttagagaatgggcctttactttcattccccttgaagcggcttacacttcacactcacataggtaatttttaaacgtgtaatcctatagacacactatctggtcactttctgccagacttagcaaatcattaaaaagtttaacctttattgactcatcaaaaagccgtAATGCTTTACcctgatttctgaacattgtcttcatcatgagaatgagttgagttatttgacaatgttgaactgtcattcataactttgtttgatctctttgaacttAACTCTTgagatctccagtctgctaggtagagtaccgtcatgatgacttgtcctaggcgTTAACCCTATTCCCTTTGAtaatctttcaactgcctctctagataggccttttgtaagtggatccgatacgttatcttttgactttacgtagtcaatcatgataacaccactagagagtagttgtctaacggtattgtgtctccgtcgtatatgatgagattttccgttatacataacgctccctgccctgcctattgccgcttgactatcataatgtatacatataggtgccaaagatttgggccaaaatggaatatctttcaagaaatttcagagccattcaacttcttcaccggccttgtctaaagctatgaattcagattccattgtagaacgtgCGATGCATGTTTGTTTGGATAATTTTCAAGACACTGCTctacccccaattgtgaaaatatatccactcgtggatttaacgtCAGATGATCccgtgatccaatttgcatcactatatccctcggtcactgagggatatttgttataatgcaaagtataattttgggtatgtttcagatttcccaaaactcatttcgttgccatccaatgtatttgattgagattacttgtaaaccgactcagtttgctaatagcacatgctatatctggtcgcgtacaattcatgatatacatcaaacttcccaacactcttgcatagtccagttATGAGTCACTTTCCCCtttattcttttgaagtgcataactcacgtcaattgaaGTCTTAGCaatcttgaaatccaaatacttgaacttgtcaagtactttttcagtgtagtgagactgtgataatgctagaccgtGTGGAGcattgtgaattctgattcctaagatcacatcagcaactcctaagtctttcatgttgaatttgctagccaacatgcgcttagtagcatttatatctgccatattttttctcattatcaacatatcatcaacatataaacaaacaatgacttcatgacttagagtgtttttaatataaacacatttgtcacactcgttgattttaaacccacttgccaacatcGTTTGCTTAAATTTGGTATGCCTTTATTTgagtgcttgtttaagtccataaaacGACTTAACCAATTTGCACACTTTTGTTTCTTTACCCGGAACCACAAAACCCTTAGGTTGTTctatgtaaatctcttcctctaattctccatttaagaaagctgttttaacatctatttgatggatttcaagaccatacacggccaccagtgccactaacaccctaatagatgttatcctcgttactggcgagtaagtgtcaaagtaatcaaggccttctttttgtctataacctttgacaacaagtcttgccttatatttgtcaatattGCCATCAACTTTGattttccgtttaaagatccattttgaacctaaaggcttatttcctgaaggaagatcaaccaattcccatgtatggttatctaaaattgattgaatctcactattgactgcctctttccaaaatgctgaatcagaagatgacataacTGCTTTGAAAGTTTGAgcctcattttcaagcaagaatgtcacaaaatctggtccaaatgaagtaaatgttctttgacgtttgctatgCCTTGGATCTTCTTCACTTGGAGTATtctcctttggttcttcccgtggtcgtttaggtctttcacttaacgactcgcattcagttttatacggatagatgctttcaaagaattcgaCATTATCTAATTCAATTACCGTATTAAcatgaatttcgggattatcagatttatgaaccaaaaaccgacatgctttactcTTTGTAGTATATCTAATGAAAACACAATCCATAATTTTTGGTctgatttttacccttttgggtaaaGATACTTGTAAAGATAATTTTTGGTCTGATTTTTactctttccatttttcatatggaatagactGCGTTTTGTTACGGGGTACTATATTGAGTATTCAGTTACCTGTAAAGATAGCTCCCCCCAtccacaaactctgcggtaatccagaacttattaataaagagtTCATCATTTCATTTAATGTCCGgtttttcctttccgcaattccattggattgaggtgtgtaggggccagtagtttgatggataatttcatattccgaacatatttctgcaaatggagattcatattctccacccctatcacttctaatcattttgatatttttattcaattgattctccacttcattcttatATTGCTTAAATgtttcaattgcttcatccttactattaagcaaataaacataacaatatgtataatcatcaataaaagttataaaatactttttcctacctcgagatggtgtcgacttcatatcacaaaatgTCAGTAtaaattaagtctaaaggatttaaATTCCTTTCAACAAACTTATAAGGATATTTTACAGACTTAGATTCAAcatatatttgatattttgatttattacactcgaatttaggcaatatttctaaattaattaacttccgcaaggttttgtaattggaatgtcctaaacgaatatgccata
Proteins encoded in this window:
- the LOC107830474 gene encoding auxin-repressed 12.5 kDa protein-like; the protein is MVLIDKLWDDVMAGPQPDKGLGMLRKSLTVQTGGESGEGSSKYQRSLSMPASPPTPATPTTPSPTASKENVWRSVFHPGSNIATKRIGAQVFDKPSHPNAPTVYDWLYNGNTRSKHHEKC